From a region of the uncultured Draconibacterium sp. genome:
- a CDS encoding GNAT family N-acetyltransferase, whose protein sequence is MNIRKVKKSDNKHLADLIRAAFVEYNAPREGTVFSDPTTDNLFELFLNEKSVLWVAENDGEILGCCGIYPTNGMPLGCAELVKFYLLAKARGNGLGTKLMQQSIESAKELGYSEIYIETLPEFDNAVGMYERAGFEKLDKPLGDSGHTGCDIWMIKRLWSEE, encoded by the coding sequence CGACAACAAACATTTAGCCGACTTAATAAGAGCCGCTTTTGTTGAGTATAATGCGCCGCGGGAAGGAACCGTTTTTTCTGATCCAACAACCGATAATCTGTTTGAACTCTTTCTGAATGAAAAATCGGTTCTGTGGGTAGCGGAGAATGATGGGGAGATTTTGGGTTGTTGTGGCATTTATCCGACCAATGGTATGCCCTTAGGCTGCGCTGAATTGGTAAAGTTTTACCTACTGGCAAAAGCCCGTGGAAATGGGCTGGGAACTAAATTGATGCAACAAAGTATCGAGTCGGCAAAAGAGTTAGGTTATTCCGAAATTTATATTGAAACCTTGCCCGAGTTTGATAATGCCGTGGGCATGTATGAACGGGCAGGATTTGAAAAGCTGGATAAGCCTCTAGGTGACTCGGGACATACGGGGTGTGATATTTGGATGATCAAGCGACTTTGGAGTGAAGAATAG